One segment of Spodoptera frugiperda isolate SF20-4 chromosome 5, AGI-APGP_CSIRO_Sfru_2.0, whole genome shotgun sequence DNA contains the following:
- the LOC118271932 gene encoding uncharacterized protein LOC118271932 — translation MKEALRKFGLEYCELPDMLSNVSTMLRMLTLNVDSRNKTPILPIFKILMVIMSIDYIYVYVISGVWFIFWHCIRTGELGPAMIAFSLMSTSAVAFIKLLYMIFYEAKFKSLIDRYMACDSLTVKGSRFSKNLTKALRDVKKRGIVYWLVLNMNAVLYVLRPMVTPGKHLTVDTFIIIGLDPMFKSPNYELAVLMVMVGVFFICFTVANVNCFFIMITGYTESQMLALAEEMTHIWDDANEYYQTMMKELSMYGSVYLDHKDFNRIKETEVLNSHVTEHLIDIIQRHAFNVSLLEEIEDVMRGPNAVGFLFLIVGLVGELLGGLNNTILQLPFTLSQIGTDCFLGQKIMDANIKFEQAVYACKWENFNQVNKKIVLVMLQNSQKTMTLTAGGMATLSFSYFMNIIRSTYSVYTTLRSNI, via the exons ATGAAGGAGGCCCTTCGTAAATTTGGTTTGGAGTACTGCGAGCTACCAGACATGTTGTCGAATGTGTCCACGATGCTGAGGATGTTGACTCTTAACGTGGACAGCAGGAATAAGACAC CAATACTACCcatatttaaaatcttaatgGTGATCATGAGTATCGACTACATCTACGTGTATGTCATCTCTGGAGTCTGGTTTATATTCTGGCATTGTATCAGGACCGGCGAGCTGGGCCCGGCTATGATTGCTTTCTCTCTCATGAGCACCAGTGCTGTTGCCTTCATTAAGCTGCTCTATATGATTTTTTATGA AGCAAAGTTCAAGAGTTTGATAGACAGATACATGGCTTGTGACTCTCTCACAGTAAAAGGCAGTAGGTTTTCAAAAAACTTGACTAAAGCTCTCAGGGATGTGAAGAAGCGAGGGATTGTTTATTGGCTGGTACTGAATATGAACGCGGTGTTGTATGTACTGCGGCCAATGGTGACTCCTGGGAAGCATTTGACAGTGGACACGTTTATAATAATTG GTCTGGACCCGATGTTCAAGTCTCCAAACTATGAGCTGGCTGTTCTAATGGTCATGGTTGGTGTATTCTTCATTTGTTTCACGGTAGCTAACGTCAACTGCTTCTTCATCATGATCACCGGCTATACAGAATCCCAAATGTTAGCCTTAGCAGAAGAGATGACTCACATCTGGGATGATGCTAACGAATACTACCAGACAATGATGAAAGAATTAAGTATGTATGGATCGGTGTACTTAGATCATAAGGACTTTAATCGTATAAAAGAAACAGAAGTACTTAATAGTCATGTGACAGAACATCTGATAGATATCATACAGAGACATGCGTTCAACGTGAGTCTTCTAGAGGAGATAGAAGATGTGATGAGAGGACCTAACGCTGTAGGATTCTTATTTCTAATCGTGGGTCTGGTGGGAGAATTACTTGGGGGGTTAAACAACACGATACTGCAGTTACCATTTACTCTGTCACAGATTGGGACGGACTGTTTTTTGGGGCAGAAGATTATGGACGCGAATATAAAATTTGAACAGGCCGTGTACGCTTGTAAATGGGAGAATTTCAATCAGGTGAACAAGAAGATTGTGTTGGTGATGTTGCAGAATTCACAGAAGACTATGACCCTGACAGCTGGTGGGATGGCGACGTTGAGCTTCAGTTACTTCATGAACATCATCAGGTCGACTTATTCTGTCTACACAACACTGCGGTCTAATATTTAG
- the LOC118272121 gene encoding uncharacterized protein LOC118272121: MMETLRRFGPQYCDVETMLWNVSVMLRGLTLNIDRRNKKPIPIIVYIISISICLGYFYVYLVSMSWFVFHRCQQTGDLLAAIIVFSLGVSSEIGTVKLIFMFLHIGKVRRIVSECLACDALVVAGSRFSANLLSTLTLVKKRALVFWVVIIGNGVVYVVKPIMMPGRHFTEDKFILYGLEPMVENPNYQIATILSMAGVIFTCYLPANITAFLIVVTGYIEAQMLSLTEELLHLWEDAESHYYITHQTNAVLEESIENSIIRNKVINDYIESHLKDIIKTHGRNINLLHQVESVFSGAIALEFVILGVGLIAELLGGLENTYLEIPFALAQVGMDCFTGQRVMDASVKFERAVYDCKWENYSISNMKIVLMMLQSSQKTMKLSAGGIIMLSFSCLMQVFRSIYSAYTTLRSTMK, translated from the exons ATGATGGAGACGCTCCGAAGGTTTGGGCCGCAGTACTGTGACGTGGAGACCATGCTGTGGAACGTTTCTGTCATGCTGAGAGGTCTGACCCTCAATATAGACAGACGTAATAAGAAAC CAATTCCAATAATAGTGTACATAATCTCAATTTCGATATGCCTGGGTTACTTCTACGTGTACCTGGTGTCAATGAGCTGGTTCGTGTTCCACCGCTGCCAGCAGACCGGTGACCTGCTAGCAGCCATCATCGTCTTCTCCTTGGGAGTCTCCAGCGAGATCGGAACTGTGAAGCTGATTTTTATGTTCTTACATAT TGGCAAGGTGCGGCGTATAGTGTCAGAATGCCTGGCGTGCGACGCCCTGGTGGTGGCTGGCTCCCGCTTCTCAGCCAACCTGCTGAGTACACTGACGCTGGTGAAGAAACGAGCGCTGGTGTTCTGGGTGGTGATCATTGGCAACGGCGTTGTGTACGTCGTCAAACCTATCATGATGCCCGGCCGCCATTTTACCGAGGATAAGTTTATACTTTATG GTCTGGAACCAATGGTTGAGAACCCAAACTACCAGATCGCCACCATCTTGAGTATGGCAGGAGTCATCTTCACGTGCTACCTTCCAGCCAACATCACAGCGTTCCTCATCGTCGTCACCGGCTACATTGAGGCACAGATGTTGTCCCTCACAGAAGAACTGCTGCATCTCTGGGAAGACGCAGAGTCCCACTACTACATAACACATCAAACAAATGCAGTCTTAGAAGAAAGTATAGAAAACAGTATAATAAGAAACAAAGTCATTAATGACTATATAGAAAGCCACCTCAAGGACATTATAAAGACGCATGGAAGAAATATAAACCTGTTACATCAAGTTGAGAGTGTGTTCAGTGGTGCTATAGCTTTAGAATTTGTTATTCTAGGTGTTGGTTTAATAGCAGAGTTGCTAGGAGGACTAGAAAACACTTATTTAGAGATACCATTCGCCCTAGCGCAGGTTGGTATGGACTGTTTCACAGGCCAGCGAGTCATGGATGCCAGCGTTAAGTTTGAAAGAGCAGTATACGATTGCAAATGGGAGAATTATAGCATTTCGAATATGAAGATAGTGCTGATGATGCTCCAAAGTTCCCAGAAGACGATGAAGTTATCAGCTGGTGGTATCATCATGCTCAGCTTTAGCTGCCTGATGCAGGTCTTCAGATCAATATACTCCGCGTATACGACGCTGAGATCGACTATGAAGtag
- the LOC118272092 gene encoding uncharacterized protein LOC118272092, with protein sequence MANFDTIKLIEEVKRRNVLWLSKNRSSHGEADARIKAWEEIAAILYHDWNICSEVQRVQRLELLKKKWRNVRDYYQKEKKRLDYKSKTPGKVREKRIYNYFDQMTFLDDVLERRHDSHNTEELLDETFEDSNNSTEDSLPIRPVKQEEKDPIPTNEMPSFVTEILTSPNCQEDSKLTANRNFLLSLLPDMTSLDERDNMRFRMGVLRLMSDIKFGSD encoded by the exons ATGGCAAATTTCGACACGATAAAGTTAATAGAAGAAGTTAAACGAAGAAATGTGTTGTGGTTAAGCAAGAATCGTAGTTCTCACGGAGAAGCCGACGCTAGGATCAAGGCTTGGGAAGAGATAGCGGCGATATTGTACCACGATTGGAATATTTGCTCGGAAGTACAGCGGGTGCAGAGAC TGGAACTTCTCAAGAAGAAATGGCGTAACGTGAGAGATTATTaccaaaaagaaaagaagagACTGGATTATAAATCTAAAACACCAGGAAAAGTGAGAGAAAAGAGAATATATAACTACTTCGATCAAATGACGTTCTTAGATGATGTCCTAGAGAGAAGACATGACAGTCACAACACAGAAGAATTATTAGATGAGACATTTGAGGATTCTAATAATTCCACAGAAGATAGTCTTCCGATAAGGCCTGTAAAGCAAGAAGAAAAAGATCCAATACCGACCAATGAAATGCCGTCATTTGTAACGGAAATTCTGACATCTCCGAACTGTCAAGAAGATTCAAAACTGACAGCGAACAGGAACTTTTTGCTCTCGTTACTACCGGACATGACGTCATTGGATGAGAGGGATAACATGAGGTTTCGTATGGGAGTATTGCGTTTGATGAGTGACATAAAATTCGGTTCGGATTGA
- the LOC126910692 gene encoding cytochrome P450 4C1-like produces MLLSVYIVCTLLLCICVLLWSLERRKRNKYRGVPTYPLLPFIGNIHQVVGDTQKLFHIVENITDICEEKQSLFVVWLGPCPILAVQHPDDVKMVTNSFVEKPYFYDFGRAWLGDGLVTAPGYIWKQSIKKLAGTFTSSVVDGYQDVFNAQAEKLVLNLKTKVGKEPFDVMHTLAFATLETICQTALGVSNISENIVTEEYYDAFNRCLELMIYRGMNILLHPDAIYRLTPAHKEMMKCVAALHKVSDNVMKKLRAEQKNVKISEMTGNHNQDTNRGPKFKAFLDILLDLREVDPNLTDHQIKAEVDTIILAGQETVATAFFYTLLMIGCKPGVQEKMYAELYSIFGDSKRPVSKEDLSRMSYCEAIINETLRLYPPAPGVMRYADRDLKLKSFTIPKGTICAINFWGAGRSVRAWGPDAKVYRPERWLEDQAPGNPAAFLPFSYGRRACIGKKYAMAILKTMLAHCVRELVFESQADNLQLKIDLALRPVSGHLIQIRLRDSENRCR; encoded by the exons ATGCTTCTATCCGTGTACATAGTGTGTACATTGTTGCTGTGCATATGTGTGCTGCTATGGAGCTTGGAGCGACGCAAGCGCAACAAATATAGAGGAGTACCGACCTACCCCCTCTTACCGTTCATCGGGAATATACATCAAGTTGTAGGAGACACACAAA AGTTGTTTCACATAGTGGAAAATATTACCGATATTTGTGAAGAGAAGCAATCACTTTTTGTGGTTTGGTTGGGACCCTGTCCTATTCTAG CGGTGCAACATCCAGATGACGTGAAGATGGTCACCAACTCCTTTGTAGAGAAGCCGTATTTCTATGATTTCGGCAGGGCTTGGCTCGGAGACGGACTCGTCACTGCACCAG GTTACATATGGAAGCAAAGCATCAAGAAATTAGCTGGTACATTCACCAGCTCCGTGGTGGACGGTTACCAGGACGTGTTCAACGCTCAGGCGGAGAAGTTGGTGCTCAACTTGAAGACTAAAGTGGGGAAGGAACCATTCGATGTCATGCATACATTGGCGTTTGCGACCTTGGAAACTATTTGTC AAACGGCTTTGGGAGTTTCGAATATATCAGAGAATATAGTCACGGAGGAGTACTACGATGCCTTCAACCGTTGCCTGGAGCTGATGATATACAGGGGTATGAACATCCTACTGCACCCTGACGCCATCTACCGACTCACTCCAGCACATAAAGAGATGATGAAGTGCGTCGCTGCTCTGCACAAAGTGTCTGATAAT GTGATGAAGAAGTTACGAGCTGAACAGAAGAATGTAAAGATAAGTGAAATGACTGGAAATCATAATCAAG ATACAAATAGAGGACCAAAGTTCAAAGCGTTCTTGGACATTCTACTGGACCTGAGAGAGGTAGACCCGAACCTAACGGATCATCAGATCAAGGCGGAGGTGGACACCATCATATTGGCGGGACAGGAGACGGTAGCCACCGCCTTTTTCTACACCCTGCTGATGATTGGGTGCAAGCCAGGAGTCCAGGAGAAGATGTATGCTGA GTTGTACAGTATATTCGGGGACAGCAAGCGTCCGGTTTCCAAGGAGGACCTCTCTCGCATGAGTTACTGCGAGGCCATCATCAATGAAACTCTTCGGTTGTACCCACCAGCTCCGGGCGTGATGCGGTATGCTGACAGGGATCTGAAACTTA AATCCTTCACAATCCCGAAGGGCACGATCTGTGCTATTAATTTCTGGGGAGCTGGCAGGTCGGTGCGAGCGTGGGGACCTGACGCCAAGGTGTACAGGCCGGAGCGGTGGCTGGAAGACCAGGCGCCTGGCAACCCTGCTGCGTTCCTACCCTTCAGCTATGGACGACGAGCTTGTATTG GTAAAAAATACGCCATGGCGATTCTAAAAACGATGCTGGCGCATTGTGTCCGGGAGTTGGTGTTCGAGTCCCAGGCTGACAACTTGCAGCTGAAGATAGACTTAGCCCTAAGGCCGGTTTCCGGCCATCTCATACAAATTAGATTGCGGGATAGTGAAAATCGGTGTCGATGA